The following proteins are co-located in the Nitrospira sp. genome:
- a CDS encoding c-type cytochrome, with protein sequence MRLPRVYWNAVAVLFLAAGQWNAPVFGADEAVLRPRVPADKIEEARTWTNPFPATEEHVEQGKTLFQGKAFCVTCHGRDGKGLGDIEGLRGKLPRNFTDKVWQAARTDGELFWILKNGSPGTDMASFVPLILTEEEAWHVLLYVRSFSRP encoded by the coding sequence ATGCGTCTGCCACGGGTGTATTGGAACGCGGTTGCGGTGCTGTTCTTGGCGGCCGGCCAGTGGAACGCACCGGTGTTCGGCGCCGACGAAGCCGTGCTGCGGCCTCGTGTGCCGGCCGATAAGATTGAAGAAGCGCGGACCTGGACGAATCCCTTTCCGGCCACCGAGGAGCATGTCGAGCAGGGCAAGACCTTGTTCCAGGGGAAGGCCTTTTGCGTGACCTGCCATGGGCGCGATGGAAAAGGGCTGGGAGATATCGAGGGGCTGCGCGGCAAGCTCCCGCGCAATTTCACCGACAAGGTGTGGCAAGCGGCCCGAACCGATGGGGAGTTGTTCTGGATTCTCAAGAACGGGAGCCCCGGGACGGATATGGCGTCGTTTGTCCCGCTGATCCTCACCGAAGAAGAAGCCTGGCACGTCTTGCTCTACGTGCGGTCGTTTAGCCGTCCATAA
- a CDS encoding helix-turn-helix transcriptional regulator, which translates to MTRATVTKGSGNVFRDLGFSEEKSAELILKSSLLQALQETIKERGWKQVEAAAQLGIDQAKVSKLLAGQMAGFSIERLVHFLSLLGQDVEVTVRKASRGQRRGTVRMKIAKKLERVAG; encoded by the coding sequence ATGACACGCGCAACCGTGACCAAAGGCAGCGGGAATGTGTTCAGGGATTTGGGGTTCTCCGAAGAAAAATCCGCCGAACTGATTTTGAAAAGCAGTCTGCTGCAAGCGCTGCAAGAAACGATAAAAGAGCGGGGGTGGAAGCAAGTCGAGGCAGCGGCGCAGTTGGGGATAGACCAAGCCAAGGTGTCAAAATTGTTGGCCGGGCAGATGGCGGGATTTTCCATTGAACGGCTGGTTCATTTTCTCTCGCTGCTGGGGCAGGATGTCGAAGTCACAGTCCGAAAGGCTTCACGAGGGCAGCGACGCGGGACCGTACGGATGAAGATTGCCAAGAAGTTAGAAAGGGTTGCTGGGTAA
- a CDS encoding type II toxin-antitoxin system RelE/ParE family toxin, with translation MKPVHFVGSSREDLRDLPDEARETAGHQLFKVQQGKEPDDWKPMPTVGSGVNEIRVQDESGAYRVLYLAKFEEAIYVLHVFEKRSQKTPKGDIQLAKGRYADLLKWRKEQG, from the coding sequence ATGAAGCCGGTGCATTTTGTCGGATCTTCGCGGGAGGATCTCCGGGATCTTCCCGACGAAGCCAGAGAGACGGCTGGGCATCAGCTCTTCAAGGTGCAACAGGGGAAAGAGCCGGATGATTGGAAGCCGATGCCAACGGTTGGGAGTGGCGTCAATGAGATCCGAGTACAGGATGAGAGTGGGGCCTATCGAGTGCTCTACCTGGCGAAGTTTGAAGAAGCCATTTATGTGCTGCATGTCTTCGAGAAACGATCTCAGAAGACCCCGAAAGGCGACATTCAGTTAGCCAAAGGGCGCTATGCTGATTTGTTGAAGTGGAGGAAGGAGCAAGGTTAA